A window of Panthera leo isolate Ple1 chromosome D2, P.leo_Ple1_pat1.1, whole genome shotgun sequence contains these coding sequences:
- the FGF8 gene encoding fibroblast growth factor 8 isoform X2, with translation MGSPRSALSCLLLHLLVLCLQAQEGGVGGGGVRGAALGRELASLCGAGRESQGVSQQVTVQSSPNFTQHVREQSLVTDQLSRRLIRTYQLYSRTSGKHVQVLANKRINAMAEDGDPFAKLIVETDTFGSRVRVRGAETGLYICMNKKGKLIAKSNGKGKDCVFTEIVLENNYTALQNAKYEGWYMAFTRKGRPRKGSKTRQHQREVHFMKRLPRGHHTTEQSLRFEFLNYPPFTRSLRGSQRTWAPEPR, from the exons ATGGGCAGCCCCCGCTCGGCGCTGAGCTGCCT GCTGTTGCACTTGCTGGTTCTCTGCCTCCAAGCCCAG gaaggcggggtgggggggggcggggtgaggggggCTGCGCTGGGCAGGGAGCTTGCTTCCCTGTGCGGAGCTGGCCGGGAGTCCCAGGGTGTTTCCCAACAG GTAACTGTTCAGTCCTCACCTAATTTTACACAGCATGTGAGGGAGCAGAGCCTGGTGACGGATCAGCTCAGCCGCCGCCTTATCCGGACCTACCAGCTCTACAGCCGCACCAGCGGGAAGCACGTGCAGGTCCTGGCCAACAAGCGCATCAACGCCATGGCAGAGGACGGGGACCCCTTCG CAAAGCTCATTGTGGAGACAGATACCTTTGGCAGCCGGGTTCGAGTCCGAGGAGCTGAGACAGGCCTCTACATCTGCATGAATAAGAAGGGGAAGCTGATTGCCAAG AGCAACGGCAAGGGCAAGGATTGCGTCTTCACGGAGATCGTGCTGGAGAACAACTACACGGCCCTGCAGAACGCCAAGTACGAAGGCTGGTACATGGCCTTCACCCGCAAGGGCCGGCCGCGCAAGGGCTCCAAGACGCGGCAGCACCAGCGCGAGGTCCACTTCATGAAGCGGCTGCCCCGAGGCCACCACACCACGGAGCAGAGCCTGCGCTTCGAGTTCCTCAACTACCCGCCGTTCACGCGCAGCCTGCGCGGCAGCCAGAGGACTTGGGCCCCCGAGCCCCGGTAG
- the NPM3 gene encoding nucleoplasmin-3 encodes MAAGAAAALAFLSQESRARAGGVGGLRVPAPVTMDSFFFGCELSGHTRSFTFKVEEEDESEHVLALTMLCLTEGAKDECNVVEVVARNHDHQEIAVPVANLKLSCQPMLSLDDFQLQPPVTFRLKSGSGPVRITGRHQIVTISNDVSEEEESEEGSEEEEAELCPILPAKKQRGRP; translated from the exons ATGGCCGCCGGCGCCGCCGCCGCTTTAGCGTTCCTGAGTCAGGAGAGCCGAGCCCGGGCCGGGGGGGTCGGGGGTCTGCGGGTCCCGGCTCCGGTCACTATGGACAGTTTTTTCTTCG gctgtgagctctcCGGCCACACCCGCTCTTTCACCTTCAAGGTAGAGGAAGAGGATGAATCGGAGCATGTGCTGGCGTTGACCATG CTCTGCCTCACCGAGGGGGCCAAAGATGAGTGTAATGTGGTAGAAGTCGTGGCCAGGAATCATGACCATCAGGAGATTGCAGTCCCTGTGGCCAATCTCAAGTTGTCCTGCCAACCCATG CTCAGTTTGGATGACTTCCAGCTCCAGCCACCTGTAACCTTCCGCCTGAAGTCAGGTTCTGGCCCTGTGCGCATCACTGGGAGGCACCAGATTG TTACTATAAGCAATGACGTTTCTGAGGAAGAAGAGAGTGAAGAAgggagtgaggaggaggaagctgagtTGTGCCCCATCCTACCTGCCAAGAAGCAGAGGGGCAGGCCCTAG
- the FGF8 gene encoding fibroblast growth factor 8 isoform X1, with the protein MGSPRSALSCLLLHLLVLCLQAQVRRTARRRGPGGGAALGRELASLCGAGRESQGVSQQVTVQSSPNFTQHVREQSLVTDQLSRRLIRTYQLYSRTSGKHVQVLANKRINAMAEDGDPFAKLIVETDTFGSRVRVRGAETGLYICMNKKGKLIAKSNGKGKDCVFTEIVLENNYTALQNAKYEGWYMAFTRKGRPRKGSKTRQHQREVHFMKRLPRGHHTTEQSLRFEFLNYPPFTRSLRGSQRTWAPEPR; encoded by the exons ATGGGCAGCCCCCGCTCGGCGCTGAGCTGCCT GCTGTTGCACTTGCTGGTTCTCTGCCTCCAAGCCCAGGTAAGGCGCACTGCGCGGCGGCGGGGCCCGGGCGG gggggCTGCGCTGGGCAGGGAGCTTGCTTCCCTGTGCGGAGCTGGCCGGGAGTCCCAGGGTGTTTCCCAACAG GTAACTGTTCAGTCCTCACCTAATTTTACACAGCATGTGAGGGAGCAGAGCCTGGTGACGGATCAGCTCAGCCGCCGCCTTATCCGGACCTACCAGCTCTACAGCCGCACCAGCGGGAAGCACGTGCAGGTCCTGGCCAACAAGCGCATCAACGCCATGGCAGAGGACGGGGACCCCTTCG CAAAGCTCATTGTGGAGACAGATACCTTTGGCAGCCGGGTTCGAGTCCGAGGAGCTGAGACAGGCCTCTACATCTGCATGAATAAGAAGGGGAAGCTGATTGCCAAG AGCAACGGCAAGGGCAAGGATTGCGTCTTCACGGAGATCGTGCTGGAGAACAACTACACGGCCCTGCAGAACGCCAAGTACGAAGGCTGGTACATGGCCTTCACCCGCAAGGGCCGGCCGCGCAAGGGCTCCAAGACGCGGCAGCACCAGCGCGAGGTCCACTTCATGAAGCGGCTGCCCCGAGGCCACCACACCACGGAGCAGAGCCTGCGCTTCGAGTTCCTCAACTACCCGCCGTTCACGCGCAGCCTGCGCGGCAGCCAGAGGACTTGGGCCCCCGAGCCCCGGTAG